From the genome of Triticum aestivum cultivar Chinese Spring chromosome 1A, IWGSC CS RefSeq v2.1, whole genome shotgun sequence:
TTCACTAGTGCTAATAATGGTGCTACTTGCTGTACTTCGACCAGTAGCTCTGAAGTTTGCTCCAAACCGGAGATTCGAAACCACGGCACTCCACCTTTGCGGCTCCCGCGTCGGCGGGCATCGCGCGCTGGCGCTGCCTTTGGAAACCGAATGGAAGTTCAGTTTACAAGTTTGACCGGACAGAAATGTGCAATGAGGCGTCTGCGTGGACTTTGCAGACCTGTCAGTCTACTACTGTGGCTTTCTGGTCTCCAGACCATTAACCAGTAGCACAAGATGAACATGGTTTTATGCCCAAAAGGATAAAAAGATTAACATGATTAGTTTGCTGTAGCAACGTCTGACAGACTTGCAATAAATGCTGTAGAATCCGAATGAAATGATTTGTCTGCAAAGTATTATAAGGATTTGATGCTGTAGATGATGAACATAATGTGCAGAGATAACATTTCACAGTATCAAAATCTTTGACTAAAGCTCACATGTAGCACCTCCCCTGCAGTAGTGCAGTTCATATGCAATGTGAAGTCAAATAGTATAAAAGTATCATCACTACCAGACGAGTTCAGAGATAGGAGAAAAAGGTTCAAAGTGCCACAGTTCAGAAATATCAAAGCGTTCGGTCTCGGTCAGGTTATGCGGCTCCTGAGCTGGATCTGGTTGACTTAAGCTCATGAGTCAAACTAGTTCAACCAATAACGACCACAACTTTGTCTGCAACTAGCTCCTCTGCACTCTTTGTGGCAAGTAACCACAGTTCAGAAACTCCCCTTGCTGTCTTGCATACAAATGGCCTTGATGGATGCCTCGACCTGGAACAAGCTTGCAGATACATGGGTTAATTCATTGGTCACCTTATAATTTAGTGCAAATTAGCTTGGTCCCAAGcatgttgtttttctttttattagcCCGCCGGTGGGCGAATCTCGCACTTAACCCGCCATTGGAGGCCGTGTAAGAATCTCTTATCCTGCAACTACTTGTTGCATTCATCTATGATTCATGTCCATGTTCAGGCCATTGTTGTAACTTGTAACGCATACCACTGAATCTCTTATGCCACAATGTACACCAATGTGGTGGTCTCTTGGATATGATTCCTTGTCCCATGGTCAGAATTCTTTTTATGGTAGCATCACCAACCACCACACATGTCCTAGAGCCGTTTCGAAGATATCACAGTGGGTAGCTAGACAAGAATATCTTCTCCGATCGAAAATCTGCAACGAAAATGGAGCCCGGCATTAGCTAGGTGGTTAGCACGGCGATCGATCGGGAGATCGGGACGCACCTGCGATATCTCCAGCCTCCAGGATCATCGTACTGTCACACTGCAATAATACACATACACGTACGTTTAGTGTCCTTTCCGTACTGGCCAGTACGGGGCGCAGCTTCAGCACCGAATCTGCTCATGTGGTGTGGTGGCCTTTTTTGCTAGCTACTCCTCCACCTTCCCGGGTTTCATGATTTCCAGAGTATACATGGTTGTTCCCTAAGAAAAAGACTGCATTGCCATTACAGTTATGCTCGGTAATGATAGCAGCGATTTAACGATAACAACGAAATAAAAAGCTCATAAAGCTAATCCAGGCTCAAGCTGCTGGGATGCCAGGACTAGGTCGTAAAGACCGCCCATGGGAGGAAGTTTGTGTACAGAGAGAAGAATTGTTAGTGTTCTACGTATTAGTAACTGGTTgctgggcctaatgggccaaaacAACTGCACGTCGAGTTGACTCACGACGAAACCGTCTCAGATTCTTTTTGTGAAGCCGGCCCATCTAGAGAGAGGATTTCTAGCAAAGCCGGTTTCTACCGGTGTCCTGCTAGCCAACTAAAGTGTGCCATGTGTTTGCGTACACATATCACATACGAAGTATTCTATTCATTTCCTTTATCATAcgttgtttcttcttcttctttttttgctggGACCTATCCACTATTTAGGAGCAGGACTTTATTGCACTCAACATATTTTATTCTTTCACCCTCACAATCCACCCACCCATACTTTTAGTTTGATCCTAAAATTTATAACATGAAACCTTTTGAGCCAATGATCCGGTTTATAATCTGTGAGAAGATTTGTTTTCATGACATTCAAATCGTTAAATCAAGATCAATCTTGGACATGTTTTGAACAAGCTTAAATTCAAATTATGATACCGTAATGAAACTTATATGAAATACGAGATGATACATTAATGAAATTAGAATGAACCAATAATGAAAACATGCAAAAAAGGTGTAATAAACCAAAATTAAACTTAAATCTAATCTGAGATGAAGCATTAATGAATTGTGCAATGAAACAATAACGAAAACATGCAAAGGAAATgtatgaaaaaaaaatgaaaacatgtaAAATAGTGATGAGATGGAAATGAAATCGTATGGAAAATATGTGAAAAGAATACTTTAAGAGCCCAACCCAACCATGAAAGATAATTTAACAAAATGATAAGAAAACTTATTTGAAAACTCTAAAAATAGAAATGAACCATGAATGAAATAGTACTGAAATCCGGAATGAAAAGGCAATGAAAACTTGtaatgaaaaataataataatacatgTAAAAGTATGATGAAACACACATGAAAACTTTCATATAAGATTCAATGTAGTTTcataatttgattttttttcaaacatgTTCAAAACTGATCTTGTTTTGAAGATTTAAATATCATGAATATTAATatccaaacatttgcgattggatATTTGGCTCAAAAGATACAATTGCTACAGACTATATAATCCAACTAAAAAGCGTCCGTGGGTGGAATGTAATACCACCTTTAACTCCAAACATACCCACTAGTCACTCAACTGTGGGGCCTCCTCACTAACTGTCCCACACATCATGGAGCTGGATAAGAAAGTTAGATGGATTGAAGGAGAGAAAAGGTACTATGATACTATGGTATATATGTGATACGAGCACTCCCAAGCAATGATGGACGGCAATAATCTATCCGGTTGAAACTTGTTCCGCTAGAAAATCTTTTCACCATCTTTCTGATTGTGTATCATATTTTTATTGGCTTTTGGAGAACAACCGCCTTGAATAAGGTTTATCTTGACGGTTTTTTGTACCGTTTCAGATGAGGTGTCTTGGATAGGCGTAGTTTCTACACGGGTGAGAAGGACTCGAAGGCATGATATAAATGATAAAAATATTTGTGTAGTTTGTATATGATCGTAGTATGCTCATGAACTCTTTATTTTGGAAATTTTCAAAAATACCCTTGCAAGTTTCAAAATAGAATCATGAAAAAACATGTCAACAAAGTTTCATGAAAAAATATTTTAATTATGAGCTACATAGGAAAAAAAATGATGATCTATAGTTGTGAATAGTCTTACCACCCGTGCATACGTGAATACTTACAGCCATAAGTTTATTAGGAAACATGATAACAAAAACACCTTTCTTCCAAAGAAATGTCTTCCGTATAGAGATACACACTCGCACCCATGTTTTCGCATCCAACTGATTAACACTTAGACAAGGACTTTCATCTTAGAGAGGCCAGGCCCCACTAATCAAGTCAGTACATCCGCCTAACAGCATGCCTTCAACAAGGAGGTGAGCAAGTACTTCATTTCTAGATCCAAAAGTGATGGCCGGGCCATATGTTTTCTTTGTGGAATTGATGTTCTCGTCACCATTTCAACCTTCCATGAGTTGCGCAGCCCATGACTGTGTTTTTGGAGCTAGTCACCCATGAAAGGCCACAATCAAAACTTCTCTCAATTGTGAATTGGCCTGACAAAGATCACTTAGACTAGACCAAGTCAGTGTTTATCTACCGAGGCCACCCCTATTAAGGAGCCGGTGGTCTAACCATCTCCATCGGATGAATGACTAGAAGTGCAAAGCGAGTGGGTGGTTCTAGCGTGAGTTGGACAAGACCTAGCCTTGCCATGGTGCACACTGAAACATCTGATACTGTTAGCTAATGGCAAGCCAATAGATTCATTATAGCTGATGCCATGCCATTGCCAGCCTCCCTCTCTCGATCGATGGACCAGCAGGTTATGATATGCGCAAGTAGCCTGCCCCTCTGTCTCTCTTCCCCAGTTGGCCATTTACACGCTATATAAGCATCGCACGCGCTGCGCACTTGGCCACAACCACACAGCAGATGAGCAGAGTCACCTCCGTTTCTGGTAGCAGTGCGAGTGCAGAGCCTAGCAAGCTCAACCACCCTCTTGTTCAGGCGCCCCTTTTAGCTCGAGATGGAGTACAGGGTGAAGAGCCATGGCGGCAAGCACAAGGGGTCAGGAGGATCACGAGGGCTGAGCAGGATGCTGAGGGAGCACAAGGCCAGGCTCTACATCATCCGCCGATGCGTCGTCGCGCTCCTCTGCTACCACGACTAGCACTAGCAGATCCACCTCTGCTCTTCTGCTCCTGATCTGATCCTTGATTCTAGCTAGGCTTGACAGAGTAGTTCTCTGGAGCGTGCGTCTGTCTGTGTACATAGGTAGGATAGTTCAAGAAGTTCATGCTGCTGACAGCTAGAGTAATTTGGATGTCCAAGTTTTGGTGTGATGTGGTTTGGTGCTTGATCCTAAGTCCTGCAATGGCAAGGATGTGCATGTATGGGTCTGTTGGGTGTTGGCATCCTCATTGTGTATTTCACATTTGCTCCATTGGAAATGAAAGGTCTCGAAAAATGAAAGATCTATGAAAAGGTTTCTCTCTTTCCCCTCCACCGCTTTTGGCAGTATTAATTAAATATCCTTCACTATTTGACTAAAAATGGAACGAAATGAGATTGGATTGTTCCTTAGTTGAAAAGACATGTCTTGAGCAATCAGAGAAGCACTTTGATAAACATATTTTATCTTTACTGACTCAATTAAGGCATTAGTGTTTGTTCTATTGCACAAAAAAGATCGCATTTTTGCACTTCGTTCAAATAAGAGTTGTACCGGACGGAATTATCCTCTTTCTCAGTATGATCTCTGTTCCATTTTTATTATCTGTACGGTCGGAGGCTCGGAGCATGATTCCTGGTCTCTACCTAATTGTGAATGAGAATATGCATCCTTGGGGAGTGTTCTTACTTCATTCAAGGTGTGAACTATTACAAACACATTGCCATCTCGAAGGCGTGCATTTCGTGAATCCGCattacttttttttttgaaaaggaggattacccccggccactgcatctgaacgatgcatgcaaccattttattaattattcacaaagaccttacaaagtagcaAGAGTAGGTTGCAAATTTGCTCAAAATTCAAAGTAGCTGTAACACGAGCAGATTAAGCTTTGTTTAGAAGAACGAACAGGTTAAGTTGTAGTACATGGCTCATGGAAAAATTATTATTTGCTCTAGAAAAGATTATTGTTCCTGAAGTTGACAGTAAAATTTCCTGATGCTAAATGGTATAATCGGAAAACTGGCAGCAGCATCACATATATGTTAGTTCAGTATACAGGGGCAAATTTACTCGCATTCGAATCAGCTGTCACCTTGAGAGAGGGTGCCTGCGTAGCAGCTCCACACTTCTACAAGGGGTATATGCCCCCATTCCCATCTCTCTGCCCAATGCCTCGCTGTCTCTCTAATCTCTATCACCAGATTTTTATACGCGCAAGTAGGCAAAGAGGTGAGGATCATGTGAGCGAGCCTGTCACTGTGCCATTTGGCCTTGACCCTCCTATATAAGCACGCCAAATGCTGCACATTTGGCCACAACCACAGCAGAGACAGATCCACCCAGCAGTAGCAGTGGGAGAGCAGAGCAGGGAGCCCTCCAGCTCACCTAGTTCAGCCACCCTCCTGCTCTGTTCAGCCAGTATGGACAAGGTGAAGAGCCATGGCAGCAAGCAAAGGCGGTCAGGAAGAGGAAGGATCAGCAGGATGTTGAGGCAACAAAAGGCCAGGCTCTACATCATCCAGCGATGCGTCGTCATGCTCCTCTGCTACCATGACTGACCATAGTCCATAGGCGTTCGGTTCTCGTTTGTAGCTAGGCTAGGCTTGACAGAttctttggtgtgtgtgtgtgtgtgtgttcatagggtgTAAGTTGTTCAGAAGTTTCAGGTTGATTTTGCTGACGGTTAGTTtggatgttgaagttttgtgtggtgTTATGTGGTGCTCCTAAGTCCTGCAACGGCAAGGATGTGCGTGTATCGATGTGTTAGGTCTTGGCATCTTTGTTGTGAATTTGCTCGATCAGAAAAAGAAGATCTCTGAAAAAGCAAGAATAGCATGAAAGTTCTCAGAACGGTTATCTCTTGGCATCCCATCATTGTATGATCAGTACTGTTAAATCATGGTTGCGAGTCTATGCCTAGTTACCACATTGCTAATGCATATATGCATCCTTTGGAAATGTTTTTATTCGATTGGATTGGGTATGTTGTTCGACTGATTTAGCACACAAGGGTATCTCAAAGGTGTGCATTTTGGGAATTTGTGGCAATATCGAGGTGAAACTGGCAAGAGCAGTCTGCATATTTGATCAAAATTCAAATACTTTTATACACAACCaaaagaaaattcaaatatgtaaaATTATGATTTCTGAAGATACATTTCCCTGATGCTGACAGTTTTCTTTGAGTTCAGTATTTCTGATAGTAACCTCAACTTAGAACTTAGAACTGTAGTGCTCATGGGATTTCCTAAAAAAGAACTCCTTGCTCATGGGACTACTGGCTTTCTAGCAATACTATACAGAATCAGTTTATCTAGCAACCTCCTTGCTCATGGTTCATTCTATATCAGCTTTTGAATTTTTAATGCCTCAAAAATGTTTGGTAAAACCGAACAGCGCTGGACGACAGAAATGGGAAGCTTCAAGGAACTTGCATACATGCTCTGCAAATCTCTTGGTCTTAATTTTTTCAGACGCACAGCTCACTGCGAGCAGATCTCGTCTGGTGCTACTGTGCGTTGTTATTTTCATGGCGACTAGATTATCAGACGATCAGGCAAGCTGACAGTTAAACATTTATCCATGAAAACATCCAGGTTCGTGCATTGAAACGAAGGTGGGTTTTGGACATCTCACCACAATATCTTCCCAACAATTATTTGGTGAAATGTTGCCCCCAAGGAGGCATACATGACATCATTCATGCACTGAACAGCCTTGATGGGTGCCTCAACCTGAACACAAGCTCACATGCTTGCTTTGTCTAATCATGGATTAACTTTAGTTTAGTGCAGATTGGCTGGGTTCCAAACACGATGTTCTTTTATTAGTCCAGAGGTCGGTGAAGGCCCCGTTTAACCCGCCATTGGATGCCGCGTAAGAAAAGCTTATCCTGCAACAACTTGCTGTATTTTCTTCAGGATTAACGTCCAAGTTCAGGGCATCCATGTAAAGTATTGCTTGGGACAGCTTAACCAGTGCTAATCATGGTGCTACTTGCTGTACTTCGACCAGTAGCTCTGAAGTTTGCTCCAAACCAGAGATTCGAAACCACGGCACTCCACCTTCGCAGCTCCAGCATCGTCGGGCATCCCGCGCTGGTGCTGCCTTTGAAAACCGAATGAAAATTCAGTTTACAAATTTGGCCAGACAGAAATGTGCAGTGAGGTGTCTGTATGGACTGTGCAGACCTGTCACTGTGGCTACTACTATGTCTCTCTGGTCCCAAACCATTAACCAGTAGCACAAGATGAACATGGTTTTATGCCAGAAAGAAAATGTGAACGTGGTTACTTAGCTGTAACGACGTCTAAGAGACTTGCAATAAGTGAAGTAGAATCTGGATGAAATGACTTGCCTGCAAAGATACTATAACGATTTGATGCTGTAGATGATGAACATAATGTGCAGAGATAACATTTCACAGTATCAAAATCTTTGACTAAAGCTCACATTTAGCACCTCTCCTGCAGTACTGCAGTTCATGCAATGTGAAGTCAAATAGTTTTAAAGTATCATCGCTATGAGACAAGTTCAGAGATAAGACCAAAAAAAGGTCAAAGAGCCTGGTAGCATTGTTTAAAGAGGCAAGTCAGAAGCCATTATTTGGATGAAAGGAATATCAATGCGTTTGGTCGGTCGGAGCACGCAGCTCCTGAGCTGGAGCTGGTTGACTATACCTCATGAGTCAAACTGGTTCAGCCAATAACCACAGCTCTGTGACAGGCTCCTCCGCGGTATTTTTTGCAAACTTTCTATCATTTTCCATGCATTAGCTACTCTGTCAAATATAATCCTCCGCAGATCCTCGATGATTCTCTATGCCTGATTATAAGCAGGGAAGTAATATACAGTGATACATTAGTCGTGTGTCAAAGCTTCAGCTATAAATTATGCAGAACTGAAGGACACTGTCCATACTGAAATATTCAAGTATGTCTGCATTTCCAAAAAAGTAAGGCACTACAGACTACAAGATAATTTCTCAGAGAAATTGTTAAAAATTTGTTCTTGGTGGATGGCTCGACCTGGAACAAGCTTGCAGGATGCCTTGGTTAATTCACTGGTCGCCTTACTTTAGTGCAAATTTGCTTTGTCCCAAACATTATGTTCTTCTTTTATTAGCCTGACGGTCGGCGAAACCCGCGTCTAACCCACCATTGGAGGCCGTATAAGAAATCTCTTATCCTGCAACGACTTGTTGCTTTTCATCCTTGATCATGTCCAAGTTTAGGCCATTGTTGTAATGCACAACTTGACAGACAGGCTCCGGTGGTAATCTTTGTGCTAGTTCTCCACAGTTGCCATAAACCACAGAACTGAAAATTGTCACTCTTTCCTCACAGCATTGGCTTCAGACACCAGCTTCAAATATACAATAAGTATCTCCTTTGATTTGTGTCCACATGGAGAGTGCAGAGCTGTCAATTTAGGAGCAGAAGATGCAAAAGAAGTGCCATATGTTCGATCCGGGTGAAACGGCCCGTTTGCAAGATATGGTGAGGATTTGATGCTGTAAGATGATGAACATGGTTGTTCATGATTCTCAAAAAAAATTAACTTGATTCTCAAAAGAACATGGTTGTTCATTGATAGCATTTCACAGCAGAAAAATCTTTGTCGAAAGATCATATGTATCAACTCACCTGCATTTCTGTCCATGCAATCAAAGTCAAATAGTTTAAAACTGTGATCACCAACAAAATAGTTCAGTTCAGTCTTCTCTACAATAAATAAATGTTCAACGATGATGAAAAAAAGTCAAATAGCCCAGTAGTTTTGTTTGGTCAGGTAAGTCAGAAGGCATTGTTTATTTATTTGGACGAATGAGAATCAAATCGTCTGGTTGGTCGGGAGCTAGAGCTGGTTGACATTTTGCtcatgggtcaaaatgattcagcCAGTAATCTTAGTTCAAAACAGGGCTTGGAACAGCTTGCCTACTGctaagttttttttttctttttcgaaaaggggggacaccccggcctctgcatcagaacgatgcatacggccacatataaaaataaaaatgaggttcaacaaggtcttaatgtctcaaagcaaaaaagaaaacggcaagctcacacagagccacaacgccaagaacaaaactcccaaaagccacaaccggctggcatatgATGCTACTTGTTGTACTTCGACCACTAGCTCTAAAGTATGGGCAGTTTGAAACCGGCACACCGCAGCACACAGCTCCCGCATCGGGGGGCATCACGCTGGCGCTGCTGCCTTCGAAAACCGAATGAATGTTTAGTTTACAAAATTGGCCAAACAAAGATATGAAATGAGGTCTCTGCATGAACTGTGCAGACCTGTCAGTGTACTACTGCGTCTTTCTGGTCACCAGAGTCCAGACTATTAACCAGTAGCACAAGATGAACATggaaatttctcaaaaaaaaaattgaaCATAGTTAGTTAGCTGTAACGATGTCCCAGAGACTTGCAATAAATGCTGTAGAATCCGAGATGGTTGACTTTTTGCTCACGGGTCAAACTGACCCAACCTGTAAGCACAACTCTGTAACCGGCTCCTCTGTACTCTTTGTTGCAAACTTTTCTATTACGTTTTCATCCGGATTATAAGTTGCAGCAATGGCTTGTGTGACAAGAATTCAGCTGCAATTGAAGGGCATTTTCAGAAACGATGAGCACTACAGTCACCCTGTTATGTTGCAAGTAACAACAGTTCAGAGACCCCTCTTGCATAAAATGGCCTTGATGGATGCCTCGACCTGGAACAAGCTTGCGGGATGCTTTGGTTAATCCACTGATCACCTTAAATTTAGTGCAAATTAGTATGGTCCCAAGTATGCTGTTCTTTTCTTACTCAAAGGTCGGCGAAACCTGCGTTTAAACTGCCATTGGAGGCCGCATAAGAAACTTTATCCTGCAATCAGTTGCTGAATTTCGCCCATGATTCATGTCCAGGTTAGGCCCATTGTTGCTGTACTTGTGCTAGTTAATTGGCGGACGAAGTTGGCGCAAACCACAGATCTGAAACCGTGTAGCTGTACCTCgcagcattggcttcagacacCAGCTACAACCTGCAAGTATGCAGTCTGGTTATCTGAACCACATTATTTTGGCTCgtttttgtcaattgctcaatgaTGATTTGTGTCCACATAACCATTAACCAGCAGCAGAAGATGGAAAAACTAAGAGATTTGCAAGAAGTGTCGTGTGATCCGGGAGAAATGACTTGTTTGCAAGATATGGTGAGGATTTGAGATGTTGTAGATGATGAATATGGCTGTGCGCTGGTAACAtttcacaacatcaaaatctttgaCCAAAGATCATATGTAGCAACTCACCCGCACTTCAGTCCATGCAATGAAAAGTCAACTAGTTTAAAAGTGTGATCACCAACAGAAGTTTTGTACAGTCCCCTCAAAAAATAAACAAATGTTCAATGATGATGAAAAAAGTCCGGTCCCTTGCGCGACAGATGTGCACCAAGGCAGTAGCCGATCCGCCGGTCCGGGAGTCTGAAGACCTGGACCCCAGACCGTCAAAACCTTATGCCAAACTGATCGTGGGAACGGGCACGCCACTATCAAATGCTCCATATATAGTTTCTTGTCCAATGCGCACGTAGTTCCAAACTGACCGCGAGAATATCTCTATTATTAAAGGgcaatcgaacgtcgtgatggttcgacctcatTCAACCTGCCCGCGCTAAAAGGGATCCAAGGGAACAACGCACGTTCGAGGACAGGAAAAAAACGAAACAACTCGCACGATCTCCAACTCCTTCCCCGACCTTCCGGTTTGTCTCTCCAGATATCTCTCCCCCAAACACGACCCATCCACATCCACACCCCATCTCCCACGACCACCCAGCCCCTCCATGTCCATCGATCGCGGCACTCTCCGGCGACCGCTCGACACCTCCTCTTCCGTGAACATGCCTCTCTTTACGCTCATCTATTAGGTGCGCCCGGCCCATTGACCTTTCGCCATGGCCGCCTCCGCGCGCACGACCGCTGCCGCAGCGGGCGTTCTCCATGTCGTGTCGTGAGCTCTGAAGAGTCCGGCGGCGCCGTCACGTCGGCCTCTCTCGCCGCGATCCACGAGGTCATGGCACTTAGCATGCCCTCACCCCTCGGCTCCGCCTGCGGGTGGTCGTCGACGCCATCGCCAGCTGCTGCTTTGAGGCCGGAGTTGTGGCTGCCACCAAGGAGGCCATCTCGATGCGGATGCTGCAGGACGTGCCTGCACTACCCTGCCACCCCTACGTTTCCGGACCAGTACATCTGCTCCGTCGTGAACACATGCTTCGTGTCATACAGGCCGCCGCACAGGGTGAGCTCCTGCAGCGGTTTAGGTATATATGTGCATCGCACAAGGGCAACTACAGTTTCTTGCAAGTTAAAGTAAACTGGATGGGCTAATCTTCAGTTTCTCCACCAAGATATATTTTACTTCAACAAGAAAAAGTGCAGAAAAACCATATAAAGTGTTATTTTCTTGATGCGTTAAACACGCACAATCAATTTGGTCTGATGAGAGGAGAGACCCCCCGGCCCCCGCGTCGCTCCGCTTGGGGCGACTCGGGTGGCGACCAACCCTAGCCGCCGAAccttccctcccccctcccccctcccccctcgccgccgcccgaggagaCGTCCGGCGCCGTCTGCGGGGTCGtcaaggacggcggcggcgaggatctGCTGCTCCCGCCTGGAGGGCTCCGGacgccgaggcggcggcctcgggtggcgaggcggcgctgtCTCTTCTGCAAGCGGCGTCGCAGGTGGTGCCCCTCCGTTTCCTCGGCCGCGAGGGTGGCGAGGGACGGCGGGAGCTGTCGCCGGCCGCAGCGGGTGTTGCGCCCTCCTCGCTCGCGGCTGGATCTGAAGGCAGTCTCCCTCCCCCACGCAGCACTTTGCCCCACCGGATCTGGTCGT
Proteins encoded in this window:
- the LOC123180508 gene encoding small polypeptide DEVIL 4-like, yielding MDKVKSHGSKQRRSGRGRISRMLRQQKARLYIIQRCVVMLLCYHD